From a single Streptomyces liliifuscus genomic region:
- a CDS encoding trans-sulfuration enzyme family protein, which yields MFRLLSMDFGSVDVRDTCDDVEGAGRATTAGETTEREGTSARDAALGAKETGAVRGQAIQGRRGQATESVRGPATGGARGSASGAVRGSASGVLGSPATGGLRALATEAVHAGRDDLARQGLHAVPIDLSTTYPSYDSRGEAARIDAFATDGAEPEGPPVYGRLGNPTVARFETALARLEGTESAVAFASGMAALSAVLLVRNAMGLRHVVAVRPLYGCSDHLLTAGLLGSEVTWVDPAGIADALRPDTGLVLVESPANPTLAELDLRAIAHACGSVPLLADNTFATPVLQRPAEQGARLVLHSATKYLGGHGDVMAGVVACDEEFAGRLRQVRFATGGVLHPLAGYLLLRGLSTLPVRVRAASANAAELARRLAADPRVARVHYPRLGGAMIAFEIHGDPHEVIAAVRLITPAVSLGSVDTLIQHPASISHRIVDAEDRRHSGVSDRLLRLSVGLEDVEDLWRDLDGALGRG from the coding sequence GTGTTCAGGCTGCTGTCCATGGACTTCGGCAGCGTTGATGTACGCGACACGTGTGACGACGTAGAGGGAGCGGGCCGGGCCACGACGGCCGGGGAGACGACGGAGAGAGAGGGGACGTCGGCCAGGGACGCGGCGCTCGGGGCGAAGGAGACCGGCGCCGTGCGGGGCCAGGCCATCCAGGGCCGGCGGGGCCAGGCCACCGAATCCGTGAGGGGCCCGGCCACCGGAGGCGCGCGAGGATCGGCTTCCGGCGCTGTGCGGGGATCGGCTTCCGGAGTATTGGGGAGCCCGGCCACCGGAGGCTTGCGCGCGCTGGCCACCGAGGCCGTGCACGCCGGGCGGGACGATCTCGCCCGGCAGGGGCTGCACGCCGTACCGATCGATCTGTCCACGACCTATCCCTCGTACGACAGCCGGGGCGAGGCGGCCCGTATCGACGCCTTCGCCACGGACGGGGCCGAGCCGGAGGGCCCGCCGGTCTACGGCCGCCTCGGCAATCCGACCGTCGCCCGCTTCGAGACCGCCCTCGCCCGTCTGGAGGGCACCGAGAGCGCCGTCGCGTTCGCGAGCGGCATGGCCGCGCTGAGCGCCGTGCTGCTCGTACGGAACGCCATGGGTCTGCGCCATGTCGTGGCCGTACGCCCCCTGTACGGCTGCAGCGACCACCTGCTCACGGCCGGGCTGCTCGGGTCCGAGGTGACGTGGGTCGACCCGGCGGGCATCGCGGATGCCCTGCGACCGGACACCGGACTCGTACTGGTCGAGTCGCCCGCCAACCCGACGCTCGCCGAACTCGATCTGCGGGCGATCGCCCACGCCTGCGGAAGCGTTCCGCTGCTCGCCGACAACACCTTCGCCACACCGGTGCTGCAACGCCCCGCCGAACAGGGCGCGCGGCTCGTGCTGCACAGCGCCACCAAGTACCTGGGCGGGCACGGTGACGTGATGGCGGGGGTGGTGGCCTGCGACGAGGAGTTCGCCGGGCGGCTTCGGCAGGTCCGCTTCGCCACCGGGGGTGTGCTGCATCCGCTCGCCGGCTATCTGCTGCTGCGCGGGCTGTCGACGCTGCCCGTGCGCGTGCGTGCCGCCTCCGCGAACGCCGCCGAACTGGCCCGGCGCCTTGCCGCCGACCCGCGTGTCGCCCGGGTCCACTATCCGCGGCTCGGCGGCGCCATGATCGCCTTCGAGATCCACGGAGATCCGCACGAGGTGATAGCCGCCGTCCGCCTCATCACCCCGGCGGTGAGCCTCGGCAGTGTCGACACGCTGATCCAGCATCCGGCCTCGATCAGCCACCGCATCGTGGACGCGGAGGACCGGCGCCACAGCGGGGTGAGCGACCGGCTGCTACGGCTGTCGGTGGGGCTGGAGGACGTCGAGGATCTTTGGCGGGATCTGGACGGAGCGTTGGGCCGCGGGTGA